In one window of bacterium DNA:
- the ispE gene encoding 4-(cytidine 5'-diphospho)-2-C-methyl-D-erythritol kinase, which translates to MTPSVLRLLAPCKFNLYLDVLSRRPDGYHEVITVMEPLDLADVLVLEPAGAGITVTADRDDVPDGPGNLAYRGLELLRRRLGVAAGIRVSIGKRIPAAAGLGGGSSDAAAALAGACRLWGLPPPPGLLEEICAELGSDPAFFLHPATSLCRGRGEAVAPLPPAPPLQAVLVNPGAPLPTAWAYGEIDRLPPRRPPGVEPLLAALEGGDLEALARSIYNVFEEVARRHRPDVVEVIDFLRGRLELGAVLAGSGATVVGLARSREEAEAVGREARRALGPSVFVAVASNRVPPPVSG; encoded by the coding sequence ATGACCCCCTCCGTTCTCCGCCTTCTGGCTCCCTGCAAGTTCAACCTCTACCTGGACGTGCTTTCCCGCCGTCCCGACGGCTACCACGAGGTGATCACGGTGATGGAGCCGCTCGATCTCGCCGACGTCCTCGTCCTCGAACCGGCCGGAGCGGGGATAACGGTCACCGCCGACCGTGACGACGTTCCCGACGGTCCCGGGAACCTGGCCTACCGGGGGCTGGAACTGCTGCGCCGCCGGCTCGGCGTCGCCGCCGGCATCAGGGTTTCCATCGGCAAACGCATCCCCGCCGCCGCCGGGTTGGGGGGGGGCAGTTCCGACGCCGCCGCCGCCCTCGCCGGTGCCTGCCGCCTCTGGGGCCTGCCGCCGCCGCCGGGGCTGCTCGAAGAGATCTGCGCCGAACTCGGTTCAGACCCGGCGTTTTTTCTCCATCCCGCCACCTCTCTCTGCCGCGGGCGGGGGGAGGCGGTCGCCCCGCTGCCGCCGGCGCCCCCCCTGCAGGCGGTGCTGGTCAACCCCGGCGCGCCCCTTCCCACCGCCTGGGCTTACGGGGAGATCGACCGTCTTCCCCCCCGCCGTCCCCCCGGAGTGGAGCCGCTGCTGGCGGCCCTGGAGGGGGGGGACCTGGAGGCGCTGGCCCGTTCGATCTACAACGTCTTCGAGGAGGTAGCCCGCCGCCACCGCCCCGACGTGGTCGAAGTGATCGATTTCCTCCGCGGGCGGCTGGAACTGGGCGCCGTCCTGGCGGGGTCGGGGGCGACCGTCGTCGGCTTGGCCCGGTCCCGGGAAGAGGCCGAAGCGGTCGGGCGCGAAGCGCGCCGGGCGCTGGGGCCGTCCGTCTTCGTCGCGGTCGCCTCCAACCGCGTTCCCCCCCCGGTTTCCGGCTGA